Proteins encoded by one window of Blautia faecicola:
- a CDS encoding YerC/YecD family TrpR-related protein: MSKKIHTEAVDHLFEAVLCLENKEECYTFFEDVCTINELLSLSQRFEVARMLRQKKTYLEISEKTGASTATISRVNRSLTYGNDGYEMVFNRIGEKEE; encoded by the coding sequence ATGAGTAAAAAAATACATACAGAGGCAGTAGATCACTTGTTTGAAGCTGTTTTATGTCTGGAAAATAAAGAAGAGTGTTATACATTCTTTGAAGATGTATGTACGATCAACGAGCTGTTATCACTTTCTCAGAGATTTGAAGTGGCACGGATGCTGCGCCAGAAAAAAACGTATCTGGAGATTTCCGAGAAGACCGGAGCTTCCACAGCAACGATCAGCCGTGTGAACCGTTCTCTGACATACGGAAATGACGGATACGAGATGGTCTTTAACCGGATCGGAGAGAAAGAAGAATAA
- a CDS encoding AtpZ/AtpI family protein, producing MKKWTDIIGKLTMLTQFSLSLVTPLLLCLGLCWWISNRWSVGGWIYLVGFFFGLGGSGMTAWKVYRSVVNRQERTEKEKRKSKVSFNRHL from the coding sequence ATGAAAAAGTGGACAGACATTATTGGAAAACTTACGATGCTGACACAGTTCAGTCTGTCTCTTGTGACACCTCTTTTGCTTTGTCTGGGGTTGTGCTGGTGGATCAGTAATCGCTGGTCAGTTGGCGGATGGATCTATCTGGTCGGTTTTTTCTTTGGTCTCGGAGGATCCGGCATGACAGCATGGAAGGTTTACCGTTCGGTGGTCAACCGGCAGGAACGGACAGAAAAAGAAAAAAGAAAATCAAAAGTATCTTTCAACAGACATCTTTAG
- a CDS encoding F0F1 ATP synthase subunit A, which yields MEVDISGAKVFFTTPIDVPLLGKLQISETLIVSWIVMALITGVCFWLTRGLKVRDISKKQAVAEWIVETADKFVLGNMGEKFRYLIPFVSALFATSVVSNLISLIGLRSPTADLSTEAAWAAVVFTMITAQKIKTNGVGGYLKGFTTPIPVMTPFNVLSELATPISMACRHFGNILSGVVINALIYGALALASAKLLGLIPGTVGNVLSQIPILDVGIPAVLSVYFDWFSGVMQAFIFCMLTVMYIANAAEE from the coding sequence ATGGAGGTTGATATCTCCGGTGCAAAGGTCTTTTTTACAACCCCGATCGATGTGCCGCTTCTTGGAAAATTACAGATCAGCGAGACACTGATCGTCAGCTGGATCGTCATGGCGCTGATCACGGGAGTCTGTTTCTGGCTGACGAGAGGACTGAAGGTACGGGATATTTCAAAAAAACAGGCGGTAGCCGAGTGGATCGTGGAAACCGCGGATAAGTTTGTACTGGGAAATATGGGTGAAAAGTTCCGATATCTGATTCCGTTCGTCTCAGCATTGTTTGCAACCAGCGTAGTATCCAATCTGATCAGTCTGATCGGACTTCGCAGCCCGACCGCAGATCTTTCTACGGAAGCTGCCTGGGCTGCCGTGGTATTTACGATGATCACGGCGCAGAAGATAAAAACAAACGGTGTGGGAGGGTATCTGAAAGGATTTACCACACCGATTCCGGTTATGACACCATTCAATGTTCTGTCTGAACTGGCAACGCCGATCAGTATGGCGTGCCGTCATTTCGGAAATATTTTATCAGGAGTTGTAATCAATGCACTGATTTACGGGGCGCTGGCTTTAGCGAGTGCAAAACTGCTGGGACTGATTCCGGGAACCGTGGGAAATGTACTGTCACAGATCCCGATTCTGGACGTGGGAATCCCCGCAGTGTTATCTGTCTATTTTGACTGGTTTTCCGGGGTGATGCAGGCATTTATTTTCTGTATGCTGACGGTGATGTACATTGCAAACGCAGCAGAGGAATAA
- the atpE gene encoding ATP synthase F0 subunit C: MDFQILAKGIALAGCAIGAGCSLIAGIGPGIGEGNAVAKALEAIGRQPECKGDVTSTMLLGCAIAETTGIYGFVTGLLLIFVAPGMFMKFLG, from the coding sequence ATGGATTTTCAGATTTTGGCAAAAGGTATCGCACTGGCAGGATGTGCAATCGGCGCAGGATGTTCTCTGATCGCAGGTATCGGTCCTGGTATCGGTGAAGGAAATGCAGTGGCAAAAGCACTGGAAGCAATCGGACGGCAGCCGGAATGTAAAGGCGATGTTACAAGTACCATGCTGCTTGGATGCGCAATCGCAGAGACCACGGGTATCTATGGTTTTGTAACCGGTCTGCTTCTGATCTTTGTGGCACCTGGCATGTTTATGAAATTCCTGGGATAA
- the atpF gene encoding F0F1 ATP synthase subunit B yields MQVQELVGIIPWTFIAQICNLFIQMYLIKRFLFKPVHEILKKRRAAADAEITQAEEAKAKAEAIRAEYEQNMQDARQKANEILDGARKTAAIQSEKILKEAQEQSSAMKKKAEKEIAQEKKKAVNEVKGEIGDMAVEIAGKVIEREINEKDHEKLIDEFISNVGEVS; encoded by the coding sequence ATGCAGGTTCAGGAACTGGTAGGAATTATCCCCTGGACATTTATTGCACAGATCTGCAATCTTTTTATTCAGATGTATCTGATCAAGCGATTCCTGTTCAAACCGGTACATGAGATACTGAAAAAACGGCGTGCGGCTGCCGATGCGGAAATCACGCAGGCAGAGGAAGCAAAAGCGAAGGCGGAAGCGATCCGTGCGGAATATGAACAGAATATGCAGGATGCAAGACAGAAGGCAAATGAGATTCTGGATGGAGCAAGAAAGACTGCTGCGATCCAGAGTGAAAAGATCCTGAAAGAAGCGCAGGAACAGTCATCTGCAATGAAGAAAAAGGCAGAAAAAGAGATTGCCCAGGAGAAGAAAAAGGCAGTCAATGAGGTGAAAGGCGAGATCGGTGATATGGCCGTAGAGATCGCCGGAAAAGTCATTGAGCGTGAAATTAATGAAAAAGACCATGAGAAGCTGATAGATGAATTTATATCGAATGTAGGTGAAGTATCATGA
- the atpH gene encoding ATP synthase F1 subunit delta encodes MTETARIYGGSLYDLAAEENLTSEILGQMEQIRTLLRENPEYERLLSEPSIPQTERTGMIEAAFGGQAQRYLVNFMKLMCEKNLLGEYSGCLEVFKQRYYEDHHITEAVVTSVCPLSEEQQARLKEKLEAISGKEIILIQKTDPSLLAGIRVELDGKLLDGTVKNRISEISDRIHHAAV; translated from the coding sequence ATGACAGAAACCGCCAGAATCTATGGGGGCAGCCTGTACGACCTTGCAGCTGAGGAAAATCTGACCAGTGAGATTCTCGGACAGATGGAGCAGATCCGGACGCTTTTGCGGGAGAACCCGGAGTATGAACGACTGCTGTCAGAACCTTCGATTCCCCAGACAGAAAGAACCGGGATGATCGAGGCGGCATTTGGCGGTCAGGCACAACGATATTTGGTGAATTTTATGAAACTGATGTGTGAGAAGAATCTTCTCGGAGAATATTCCGGTTGTCTGGAAGTTTTCAAGCAAAGATATTATGAAGATCATCATATTACGGAGGCAGTTGTGACCAGCGTCTGTCCGTTGTCGGAGGAACAGCAGGCACGGCTGAAAGAAAAGCTGGAAGCGATCAGCGGAAAAGAGATCATTCTGATTCAGAAAACCGATCCATCCCTGCTGGCAGGTATCCGGGTAGAACTGGATGGAAAACTGCTGGATGGAACGGTGAAGAACCGGATCTCGGAGATTTCTGACCGGATTCATCACGCAGCAGTGTAG
- the atpA gene encoding F0F1 ATP synthase subunit alpha yields the protein MQLKPEEISKVIRSQIKYYENAIRQDETGTVLMVGDGIARVSGLANCMAGELLEFEDGSFGMAQNLEENSVSVVLFGSGEAISEEQMVKRTGKVVSVPVGEALIGRVVNALGQPIDAAGPISASEYRPIESPAPGICERQGVCQPLQTGIKAIDSMVPIGRGQRELIIGDRQTGKTTIATDTILNQKGKDVICIYVAIGQKRSTVASLVENLEKNGAMDYTIVVAATASEASPLQYIVPYTGCAMGEYFMHQGKDVLIIYDDLSKHAVAYRALSLLIRRPPGREAYPGDVFYLHSRLLERAAKLDDAHGGGSLTALPIIETQAGDISAYIPTNVISITDGQIFLESELFHSGVMPAVNPGISVSRVGGNAQIKAMKKVAGTLKLIYSQYRELASFAQFGSDLDADTKMRLEQGARIVEVLKQKQNAPVPVEKQVAILYAVTKGILSKVATEDVGLYEEGLYTWLDTDARGAEVMQAIQQTGKLEKETEEKLKSALEVYTESFLDTRIQK from the coding sequence ATGCAACTGAAACCAGAAGAAATATCCAAAGTCATCCGTAGCCAGATCAAGTATTATGAAAATGCGATCCGGCAGGATGAAACAGGTACCGTTCTGATGGTAGGTGACGGAATTGCCAGAGTCAGCGGTCTTGCAAACTGTATGGCAGGAGAACTGCTCGAGTTTGAGGACGGAAGCTTTGGTATGGCACAGAACCTGGAAGAAAACAGTGTATCTGTTGTTTTATTTGGTTCGGGAGAAGCCATCAGTGAGGAACAGATGGTAAAACGAACCGGAAAAGTAGTGTCTGTTCCGGTAGGTGAGGCTCTGATTGGCAGAGTTGTCAATGCACTGGGACAGCCCATCGATGCGGCGGGACCGATCAGTGCATCGGAGTACCGGCCGATCGAAAGTCCGGCTCCGGGCATCTGTGAACGGCAGGGTGTCTGTCAGCCGTTACAGACCGGCATCAAGGCGATCGACTCGATGGTTCCGATCGGAAGAGGACAGAGAGAGTTGATCATCGGTGACCGTCAGACCGGAAAAACAACCATAGCTACCGATACGATCCTGAATCAGAAAGGAAAAGATGTCATCTGTATCTATGTGGCGATCGGACAGAAACGTTCTACCGTAGCCTCTCTGGTGGAAAATCTGGAGAAAAACGGGGCTATGGATTATACCATCGTGGTGGCGGCGACAGCATCGGAAGCGAGTCCGCTGCAATATATCGTGCCGTACACCGGCTGTGCGATGGGTGAATATTTTATGCATCAGGGAAAAGATGTACTGATTATCTACGATGATCTGAGCAAGCATGCAGTAGCATACCGTGCACTGTCTCTGCTGATCCGTCGTCCGCCGGGACGTGAAGCATATCCGGGTGATGTCTTCTATCTTCACTCAAGACTTCTGGAACGTGCGGCAAAACTGGACGATGCGCACGGAGGTGGATCACTGACCGCACTTCCGATCATCGAGACACAGGCGGGAGATATCTCAGCGTATATTCCGACCAATGTAATCTCTATTACTGACGGTCAGATTTTCTTGGAATCCGAACTGTTCCATTCCGGTGTCATGCCGGCGGTCAATCCGGGTATTTCTGTTTCCCGAGTCGGAGGAAATGCACAGATCAAGGCGATGAAAAAGGTTGCCGGTACACTGAAACTGATCTATTCCCAGTACAGAGAACTGGCAAGTTTTGCACAGTTTGGTTCGGATCTGGATGCAGATACCAAGATGCGTCTGGAACAGGGAGCGCGAATCGTGGAAGTTCTGAAACAGAAGCAGAACGCGCCGGTTCCGGTAGAAAAGCAGGTGGCGATTCTTTATGCGGTAACCAAAGGCATCCTGTCAAAAGTGGCGACAGAAGATGTGGGACTGTATGAAGAAGGGTTATATACCTGGCTGGATACCGATGCCCGCGGAGCGGAAGTGATGCAGGCGATCCAGCAGACCGGAAAACTGGAAAAAGAGACAGAAGAGAAGCTGAAGAGTGCTCTGGAAGTTTATACAGAAAGCTTTTTGGATACGAGGATTCAAAAATAA
- the atpG gene encoding ATP synthase F1 subunit gamma, translating to MAANMKAVKLRIKSVESTMQITKAMELVASSKLRKAKERADTCRPYFQELYRTLQEIAKGNTEFYSIYAKEAVQETCCYVLIAGDRGLAGGYNANLLRCFEEDAKGKTISVLPIGKKAVEYVKSRNLECITDAFAEIADISVADCFEIASILCKEFRQGTFGHVELCYTRFFSILTQNPESVPVLPLVDIAKEEAGEKEKIRNLILYEPDGVEVFNAIVPEYLGGLIYGGVCESVASELAARRNAMEKATGNAQDMIDELNLYYNRERQASITQEITEIVGGAECL from the coding sequence ATGGCTGCAAATATGAAAGCGGTAAAGCTGCGGATCAAGAGTGTGGAAAGCACCATGCAGATTACCAAGGCTATGGAACTTGTGGCTTCCTCCAAGCTGCGAAAAGCCAAGGAGCGGGCAGATACCTGCCGACCTTATTTTCAGGAACTGTACCGTACATTACAGGAAATAGCAAAAGGAAATACAGAATTCTATTCCATCTATGCGAAAGAGGCGGTTCAGGAAACATGCTGTTATGTCCTGATCGCGGGCGACCGGGGACTGGCAGGAGGATATAATGCCAACCTGCTGCGCTGCTTTGAAGAGGACGCGAAGGGGAAAACCATCAGTGTCCTTCCCATTGGGAAAAAGGCAGTAGAATATGTAAAATCCAGAAATCTGGAGTGCATCACTGATGCGTTCGCAGAGATTGCGGATATTTCTGTGGCAGATTGTTTTGAGATTGCGTCGATCCTGTGTAAAGAATTCCGACAGGGGACATTCGGTCATGTGGAACTTTGCTATACCAGATTTTTCTCCATCCTGACGCAGAATCCGGAATCTGTTCCGGTGCTTCCACTGGTAGATATTGCAAAAGAGGAAGCCGGGGAAAAAGAGAAGATCCGTAACCTGATTCTGTATGAACCGGATGGCGTGGAAGTGTTTAATGCGATCGTTCCGGAATATCTTGGCGGTCTGATCTACGGCGGAGTCTGTGAGAGCGTGGCAAGTGAACTGGCGGCGCGAAGAAATGCCATGGAGAAAGCGACCGGCAACGCACAGGACATGATCGATGAACTGAACCTGTATTATAACCGGGAGCGTCAGGCAAGCATCACGCAGGAGATCACGGAGATCGTTGGCGGTGCAGAGTGCCTGTAG
- the atpD gene encoding F0F1 ATP synthase subunit beta, giving the protein MSEKHIGKVIQVTGPVLDIRFPEGELPALLNAIEIDNHGEKLIVEVAQQTGDHTVRCIAMKSTDGLVRGTDAVDTGKPITVPVGEACLGRVFNLLGETVDDQGSVTTEEQWPIHREAPAYEEQVPATEILETGIKVVDLICPYAKGGKIGLFGGAGVGKTVLIMELIHNVATAHGGLSVFTGVGERTREGNDLYNEMKESGVIDKTALVYGQMNEPPGARMRVGLSGLTMAEYFRDVKNQDVLLFIDNIFRFTQAGSEVSALLGRMPSAVGYQPTLATEMGALQERITSTRKGSITSVQAVYVPADDLTDPAPATTFTHLDATTVLSREIASQGIYPAVDPLDSTSRILTPEVVGKEHYEIARAVQQVLQRYKELQDIIAIMGMEELSEEDKKAVNRARKVQRYLSQSFSVAEQFTGMPGTYVPLKETLRGFRMILDGECDEIPESCFLFAGTIDEVFEKAKALKQ; this is encoded by the coding sequence ATGAGCGAAAAACATATTGGAAAGGTGATACAGGTAACCGGGCCTGTTCTGGATATTCGCTTTCCGGAAGGGGAACTGCCTGCGCTCTTGAATGCCATAGAAATAGACAATCATGGAGAAAAACTGATCGTGGAAGTGGCACAGCAGACCGGGGATCATACGGTTCGCTGTATCGCCATGAAATCTACGGATGGTTTGGTACGTGGGACCGATGCGGTGGACACAGGAAAGCCGATCACGGTTCCGGTTGGAGAAGCCTGTCTTGGAAGAGTATTTAATCTGCTTGGAGAGACGGTAGATGACCAGGGATCGGTAACGACAGAGGAACAGTGGCCGATCCACAGAGAGGCACCGGCTTACGAAGAACAGGTTCCGGCAACGGAGATTCTTGAGACAGGAATCAAAGTCGTAGACCTGATCTGTCCGTATGCGAAAGGCGGAAAGATCGGTCTGTTTGGCGGTGCCGGCGTAGGAAAGACGGTTCTGATCATGGAGCTGATCCATAATGTAGCGACTGCTCACGGAGGACTTTCGGTATTTACCGGAGTAGGAGAGCGGACAAGAGAGGGAAATGACCTTTATAACGAGATGAAAGAGAGCGGTGTTATCGATAAGACAGCACTGGTATACGGACAGATGAATGAGCCGCCGGGAGCACGTATGCGTGTGGGATTATCCGGTCTTACGATGGCAGAGTATTTCCGTGATGTGAAAAATCAGGATGTGCTGCTGTTTATCGATAATATTTTCCGATTCACCCAGGCGGGTTCGGAAGTATCCGCACTGCTGGGACGTATGCCGTCCGCAGTAGGTTACCAGCCGACACTTGCCACTGAGATGGGTGCGCTGCAGGAGCGTATCACATCGACAAGAAAAGGATCGATCACATCCGTACAGGCGGTCTATGTGCCGGCGGATGACTTGACAGACCCGGCTCCGGCAACCACATTTACGCATTTGGATGCGACTACGGTTCTTTCCAGAGAGATTGCCAGCCAGGGAATTTATCCGGCGGTAGATCCGCTGGATTCCACCAGCCGTATCCTGACACCGGAGGTTGTCGGAAAGGAACATTACGAAATTGCACGTGCAGTACAGCAGGTACTGCAACGCTACAAAGAACTGCAGGATATCATCGCCATCATGGGTATGGAGGAATTGTCAGAAGAAGATAAGAAGGCAGTAAACCGCGCACGAAAAGTGCAGCGTTATCTGTCACAGAGCTTCTCGGTTGCGGAACAGTTCACCGGTATGCCAGGAACGTATGTGCCGTTAAAAGAGACACTGCGCGGGTTCCGTATGATCCTTGACGGGGAATGCGATGAGATTCCGGAGAGCTGTTTCCTGTTTGCGGGAACGATCGATGAGGTGTTTGAAAAAGCAAAAGCACTGAAACAGTAA
- the atpC gene encoding ATP synthase F1 subunit epsilon yields MSTFPLRIGTPDGLLYEGEVSRLVCRTISGDLAILPRHCNYCTALGMGEAHIVLEDGSRKTAACIGGMLSVMNGTCRVLATTWEWKEDIDAQRAEDARKRAEAKLAEGGLSDKEYRIVKAKLQRALVRLGVKE; encoded by the coding sequence ATGAGTACATTTCCTTTGCGAATCGGTACACCGGACGGTCTGTTGTATGAAGGGGAAGTCTCCCGCTTGGTCTGTCGGACGATCAGCGGGGATCTGGCGATCCTGCCAAGACACTGCAATTACTGTACCGCACTTGGTATGGGGGAAGCCCATATTGTACTGGAAGACGGTAGCAGAAAGACGGCGGCATGTATCGGCGGAATGCTCTCTGTGATGAACGGAACCTGCCGTGTACTGGCGACCACCTGGGAGTGGAAAGAAGACATCGATGCACAGAGAGCGGAGGATGCCAGAAAACGGGCGGAAGCCAAACTGGCAGAAGGCGGTCTCAGCGATAAAGAATATCGAATCGTCAAGGCGAAACTGCAAAGAGCACTGGTTCGTCTCGGTGTGAAAGAATAG
- a CDS encoding DUF1836 domain-containing protein, with product MTIDTNDLLNSILGSLSRIDYIKPEEVPNIPLYMDQVTTFMDAQLASSKRYPEDKILTKTMINNYAKNDLLPPPLKKKYSKEHLLVLVFIYYFKSILSITDIQALLKPITDTYFPASEDLSLEDIYNEVFRLQKSQVDVLKEDIANRYRLSRETFQDAPEKDQEFLKTFSFICLLSFDVYVKKQLIESLIDDLNPDTKEKKKK from the coding sequence ATGACGATTGATACAAACGATCTTTTAAACAGCATTCTTGGAAGCCTCTCCCGTATTGACTATATCAAGCCGGAAGAAGTCCCGAACATTCCTTTATATATGGATCAGGTAACCACCTTTATGGACGCGCAGCTGGCTTCCTCCAAACGTTATCCGGAGGATAAGATTCTTACGAAGACGATGATCAACAATTATGCAAAAAATGATCTGCTTCCTCCGCCGCTGAAGAAGAAATACTCCAAAGAGCATCTGCTGGTACTGGTGTTTATCTATTATTTTAAAAGTATTCTTTCGATTACAGATATACAGGCACTCTTAAAGCCGATTACCGACACGTATTTTCCGGCTTCGGAGGATCTTTCCCTGGAAGATATTTATAATGAAGTCTTCCGTTTACAGAAATCTCAGGTGGATGTTCTGAAAGAAGATATCGCCAACCGCTACCGGTTATCCCGCGAGACATTTCAGGATGCTCCGGAGAAAGATCAGGAGTTTTTAAAAACATTTTCCTTTATCTGTCTTCTGAGTTTTGATGTCTATGTGAAAAAGCAGCTGATCGAATCTCTGATTGATGATCTGAACCCGGATACCAAAGAGAAAAAGAAAAAATAA
- the pcrA gene encoding DNA helicase PcrA, translated as MSKYDSLNAMQQEAVFHTEGPVLILAGAGSGKTRVLTHRIAYLIEEKGVNPWNIMAITFTNKAAQEMRERVDQIVGFGSESIWVSTFHSSCVRMLRRYIDRLGYDNNFTIYDTDDQKTVIKEICKRLNIDTKQFKERTLMAAISSAKDELVSPAEYKLQASTASGYGAQTIARVYEAYQKQLRQNNALDFDDLIVKTVELFQSCPDVLDYYQERFRYIMVDEYQDTNTAQFKFVSLLAEKYQNLCVVGDDDQSIYKFRGANIGNILGYEKVFPQAKVIKLEQNYRSTQNILNAANEVIKNNEGRKDKTLWTANEEGSPIHFRQFQNGYEEAEYIAGAISQKVREGIYDYKDCAILYRTNAQSRLFEEKFLIANIPYKIVGGVNFYARKEIKDLLAYMKTIDNAKDDVAVKRIINVPKRGIGAATLGKVQDYADAYGISFYQALRQADEIPTLGRGSAKVRPFVEFIQKFRSQIEYLSVKELLEKLIEETGYVDELKAEDTDEAKARIENIDELISKAASYEDDAEDPSLSGFLEEVALIADIDSVEDSDNRVLLMTLHSAKGLEFPNVYLAGMEDGIFPSYMTIVGDDPQDMEEERRLCYVGITRAMKELTLSAAQQRMIRGETQYNKVSRFIREIPRELVELGREPKARTITKMPEPSSSYARMRQTYQKTSFSPKQFEVKKSQGLSYGVGDTVRHIKFGTGTVQAIVDGGKDYEVTVDFDKVGTKKMFASFAKLKKITE; from the coding sequence ATGAGTAAATATGATAGTTTGAATGCGATGCAGCAGGAAGCGGTATTCCATACCGAAGGACCGGTACTGATTCTTGCCGGTGCCGGATCAGGAAAAACCCGTGTCCTGACACACAGGATCGCATATTTAATAGAAGAAAAAGGGGTAAATCCATGGAATATCATGGCGATTACCTTTACGAACAAGGCAGCACAGGAGATGCGGGAACGTGTAGACCAGATCGTCGGATTCGGTTCGGAAAGTATCTGGGTGAGCACCTTCCATTCGAGCTGCGTGCGGATGCTGCGAAGATACATCGACCGGCTGGGATACGACAACAACTTTACGATCTACGATACCGACGATCAGAAAACGGTGATCAAAGAGATCTGCAAGCGGTTGAATATCGATACCAAACAGTTCAAAGAACGCACACTGATGGCAGCCATTTCTTCTGCAAAGGATGAGCTGGTATCACCGGCAGAATACAAACTGCAGGCATCCACCGCTTCCGGCTACGGCGCGCAGACGATCGCCCGGGTGTACGAAGCGTATCAGAAACAGCTTCGTCAGAACAACGCTCTGGACTTTGATGATCTGATCGTAAAGACCGTGGAACTGTTTCAGTCCTGCCCGGATGTGCTCGATTATTATCAGGAGCGGTTCCGCTATATCATGGTGGACGAGTACCAGGATACCAACACCGCACAGTTCAAATTTGTGAGTCTGCTGGCAGAAAAATATCAAAACCTCTGCGTGGTCGGTGACGATGACCAGTCCATTTACAAGTTCCGTGGTGCCAATATCGGAAATATTCTTGGCTACGAAAAAGTATTTCCACAGGCAAAGGTCATCAAACTGGAACAGAACTACCGTTCTACCCAGAATATTCTGAATGCGGCAAATGAAGTCATCAAAAATAACGAGGGAAGAAAAGACAAGACCTTATGGACGGCAAATGAAGAGGGATCCCCGATTCATTTTCGCCAGTTCCAGAACGGATACGAGGAAGCAGAATATATTGCCGGTGCAATCAGCCAGAAAGTCCGGGAAGGAATCTATGACTATAAAGACTGTGCAATCCTGTATCGAACCAACGCCCAGTCCCGTCTGTTCGAGGAAAAATTTCTGATCGCGAATATTCCGTATAAGATCGTGGGCGGTGTAAACTTCTATGCGAGAAAAGAGATCAAAGACCTGCTCGCGTACATGAAGACGATTGACAATGCGAAGGACGATGTGGCTGTCAAACGAATCATCAACGTGCCGAAGCGTGGGATCGGTGCGGCTACCCTCGGAAAAGTGCAGGATTATGCAGATGCTTACGGTATCAGTTTCTATCAGGCGCTGCGGCAGGCGGACGAGATCCCGACGCTTGGACGCGGAAGCGCGAAAGTTCGTCCGTTCGTGGAATTTATCCAGAAGTTCCGCAGCCAGATCGAGTATCTGTCGGTGAAAGAACTGCTGGAAAAACTGATCGAAGAGACCGGTTATGTCGATGAATTAAAAGCGGAAGATACAGATGAAGCAAAAGCACGTATCGAGAATATCGACGAGTTGATTTCCAAGGCAGCATCCTATGAGGATGATGCGGAAGATCCGAGCCTGTCCGGATTTCTCGAGGAAGTGGCGCTGATCGCAGACATTGACTCCGTGGAGGACAGCGATAACCGTGTGCTTCTGATGACCTTACACAGTGCGAAAGGTCTAGAATTCCCGAATGTGTATCTGGCAGGTATGGAAGACGGTATTTTCCCGAGTTATATGACGATCGTGGGAGATGACCCACAGGATATGGAAGAGGAGCGCCGACTCTGTTACGTGGGAATCACAAGAGCAATGAAAGAACTGACATTGAGTGCGGCGCAGCAGCGTATGATCCGTGGAGAAACTCAGTATAACAAAGTTTCCCGTTTTATCCGCGAGATTCCGCGGGAACTGGTGGAACTTGGAAGAGAGCCGAAGGCGCGGACGATCACAAAGATGCCGGAACCATCCAGCAGTTACGCAAGAATGCGCCAGACCTACCAGAAGACCAGCTTTTCCCCGAAACAGTTTGAAGTGAAAAAGTCACAGGGACTTTCTTACGGCGTGGGAGATACCGTGCGCCACATCAAGTTCGGAACCGGAACGGTACAGGCGATCGTTGACGGCGGCAAGGATTATGAAGTTACGGTAGATTTTGATAAAGTGGGAACAAAAAAAATGTTTGCCTCCTTTGCAAAATTAAAAAAAATAACGGAGTAA